The following coding sequences lie in one Vanessa tameamea isolate UH-Manoa-2023 chromosome 17, ilVanTame1 primary haplotype, whole genome shotgun sequence genomic window:
- the LOC113404316 gene encoding general vesicular transport factor p115 gives MDFLKSGLKTVLGAPEPGQQPSVAETVERLVERASNSTLLEDRRDACRALKAMSRKYRLEVGAQGLDTLRQILELDKADNETVNYALDTLNNIVSPSQFEEEEDKPHIPMNIGDQFTEMFIKDPHNIQLLLDLLDEYDFRVRLSTVQLLISLLTNRTKDIQEIILDKPMGVSKMMDLLSDNREVIRNETLLLLIKLTKGNANIQKIVAFENAFDRLFEILCTEGYSDGGIIVEDCLLLMLNLLKNNSSNINFFKEGSYIQKMLPMFNIPDNSEEAGWSPQKVSNVHCMLQLVRTLVSPSNSAQIVSNCQKIMNNVGLLNSLCNILMASGVPADILTETINTVGEVVRGDATNQEFIGTVIAPSYPPRPAIIVLLMSMVNEKQPFPLRCAVLYCFQCYLYRNEVSQANLVQTLLPSSTDVSSLTSGQILCGGLFSSDLLSNWFSAVALMHALIDNTTQKEQLLRVLLATNIGSTPVSLLHQCTLLLQQTTKLQSKVALLMLLAQWTAHCPAAVGCFLRANGAVACLVNHTSCNEHDDNDCLLQGLSAFLLAICIHFNDDSVTNHSADSLRQLLLKRVGLETFTAKLGEVSRHELYNRAAKHPQLRVAAPADVLVDYEFCKLFKSLEGVLIQSVQIKQENAVNEERQSSEADLQQYKQVIRLQDTRLSELLQQLEALAGQAASLQSALNDSLAANSLLKDENTLLKAQVSANSLPQSQPNLVQPPDPRIGEYEARIQQLTDEVTQLTRDLNVVRESQKNSTEELEKMKKDQDDLLELLADQDLKLNEYNMKLLTMVSSIEGDNVIEPEENST, from the exons ATGGATTTCTTAAAAAGTGGACTAAAAACGGTGCTCGGTGCACCTGAACCTGGACAACAGCCGTCGGTTGCTGAAACG GTGGAAAGGCTTGTGGAACGAGCAAGTAATTCTACTTTGCTTGAAGATCGCAGAGATGCTTGCAGGGCATTGAAGGCCATGTCCAGGAAGTACCGCCTAGAAGTTGGTGCTCAGGGCCTCGACACATTGAGAcag ATTTTAGAACTTGACAAGGCTGACAATGAAACAGTTAACTATGCACTGGACACTCTCAACAATATTGTGTCACCTTCACAATTCGAAGAGGAGGAGGACAAGCCTCACATACCAATGAATATTGGTGATCAATTCACAGAAATGTTTATAAAGGATCCACATAATATACAACTACTTCTAGACCTCTTAGACGAATATGATTTTCGAGTCAGACTCTCTACTGTACAGCTTTTAATATCTCTATTAACCAATAGGACTAAAGATATACAGGAAATTATTCTCGACAAACCGATGGGTGTATCTAAAATGATGGATCTTCTATCAGATAATAGAGAGGTGATCAGAAATGAAACTCTtctattactaattaaattaacaaaaggcAATGCCAATATTCAGAAAATAGTCGCTTTCGAAAACGCATTCGACAGACTCTTCGAAATATTGTGCACCGAAGGTTACTCTGATGGTGGAATAATAGTCGAAGATTGTCTTTTGCTTATGCTGaatttgttgaaaaataacagcagtaatattaactttttcaaAGAGGGTAGTTACATACAGAAGATGCTTCCAATGTTCAACATTCCCGACAACTCCGAAGAAGCCGGCTGGTCTCCACAGAAAGTGTCAAACGTACACTGCATGCTGCAACTGGTCAGGACATTGGTGTCTCCGAGCAACTCCGCTCAGATCGTTTCAAACTGTCAAAAGATAATGAACAATGTGGGACTTTTGAATTCGTTGTGTAACATTCTAATGGCAAGCGGCGTCCCGGCGGATATCTTAACGGAAACTATAAACACCGTGGGCGAAGTGGTCAGAGGAGACGCGACCAACCAGGAGTTTATCGGGACCGTGATCGCTCCCTCGTACCCGCCGCGGCCGGCCATCATAGTGCTCCTTATGTCGATGGTCAACGAGAAGCAACCGTTTCCACTAAG GTGCGCTGTACTCTACTGCTTCCAATGCTACCTCTACCGCAACGAGGTCAGCCAAGCGAACCTGGTCCAAACTCTCCTGCCGTCTTCCACTGACGTGTCCAGCCTCACCAGCGGGCAGATCCTTTGCGGAGGCCTCTTTTCGTCCGATCTCCTCTCCAACTGGTTCTCAGCGGTTGCCCTCATGCACGCTCTCATAGACAACACGACTCAGAAAGAGCAGCTGTTGAGGGTGCTACTTGCTACCAACATCGGAAGTACCCCTGTATCGTTGTTGCACCAGTGTACGTTGTTGTTGCAACAAACGACCAAGTTACAGTCAAAG GTGGCGCTGCTGATGCTGCTGGCGCAGTGGACGGCGCATTGCCCGGCCGCCGTAGGCTGCTTCCTGCGCGCCAACGGGGCCGTCGCCTGCCTCGTCAACCACACGAGCTGCAACGAGCACGACGACAACGACTGCCTGCTGCAGG GGCTGTCGGCGTTCCTGCTGGCCATCTGTATCCACTTCAACGACGACTCGGTGACGAACCACTCGGCGGACTCGCTGCGCCAGCTGCTGCTGAAGCGCGTGGGGCTGGAGACGTTCACGGCCAAGCTGGGCGAGGTGTCGCGCCACGAGCTGTACAACCGCGCCGCCAAGCACCCGCAGCTGCGCGTGGCCGCGCCCGCCGACGTGCTCGTCGACTACGAGTTCTGCAAGCTCTTCAAGAGCCTCGAAG GTGTTCTCATTCAGAGTGTACAGATAAAACAGGAGAATGCAGTGAATGAAGAGAGGCAGTCGTCAGAGGCAGACCTGCAGCAGTACAAGCAGGTTATTCGCTTGCAAGACACCCGTCTCAGCGAGCTGCTGCAACAGCTGGAGGCACTGGCGGGGCAAGCCGCCTCGCTGCAG AGCGCTTTGAATGATTCACTGGCAGCTAACTCTCTTCTCAAGGACGAGAACACGCTACTCAAAGCCCAAGTATCTGCTAATTCCTTGCCACAATCACAACCTAACCTGGTTCAACCACCGGACCCTAGAATCGGCGAGTACGAGGCTAGGATACAGCAGCTCACAGATGAAGTGACACAGTTGACCAGAGATCTAAATGTGGTTAGAGAGAGTCAGAAGAATTCCACTGAGGAGTTGGAGAAAATGAAGAAAGATCAAGATGATTTGTTAGAGTTGCTCGCTGATCAG GATTTAAAACTAAACGAATATAACATGAAACTATTGACTATGGTATCTTCAATCGAGGGAGACAATGTCATAGAACCAGAAGAAAACTCAACATAG